The genomic interval TTAAAGCCTAAGTAAAATGAAGTAACATATTTGTCTGAAATGTCTCCCTTTGTCTCAATGCAATCAGAAGTTAGAGGAGAGCAGCCGTCTCCTCTGCCATGGctctggtgtttttttattttttatctcttgTTGTTAACACAGATCTTTTAATGCTCGCTCTCCAGCTCACTCACACGCTTTGTCAGCTCCTCTACCGCTGCTTTCAGGTCTTTCACCTCCTGTTTCAAGGACTGCACCTCCTTAGAGACCGACAAAGAGGCAGACAGAAGAGAACGATTAATGACACACAACGTTTCAGGcattgacaacaacaacaatccaaAGATACAGTATGTAACAAATCAGAGGGGGGTGAAGTATTTAGACCCTGAAGTCAGATGAATTAGCAAAAGTATGGAGTCCTGTGTCCAAACGCACTTAAAACATGACAAGAGATAGAATAATAATATAGAAcccaaattaatttaatttaacttttttttgtgaagagaCCTTGTAGATAGATATGTAAAAAGGCTGATTTAGTTTGAATTCAATTGTAAAAACTTGATTAAACTGGTGTCAAATACCGCATATAAAATGCGTGTGGAGTACGACTACAAAATAACAGTTTTGCAACTAAAATGTTTTGGACGACAAGTACAAGCGGATTCAGCAGAATttccaaagaaaatgaaaagtaatGTTTCCTATTTGAAATACTTGAACAAATGTGCCTCTGCCAATGCAGCTCACACAGCTAAGCTTGAAAACGAATCATTATTTGAATCTTTTATTGTCTCACCCCGCTGGATCCCTGTTGAGTCCCAGCAGAAGCAGTCGTGGTCTTCAGGAGACTCTTGTGGACTTTGAACTCCTTGGCTTTGGTTGTTGCTGCAAACCCGTCCTTTAGAGAGATCAGAATGGGCTGACCATTTTTCCCCTGAAACCACTCATCGGCTTCCACTGAGGGCTCAGGACCGATTGTGTCTGGGTACAGATCCTCCTGGAACAGATCGGACTGAacaggcagagacacagacactgagttaaagacagcaaaaaaaacaaaaaaaagcatttaatttATCCAAAAACGAATTTTTGATGACATTAGACTGTATTGCATGATAATATTGGTTTGTCACTATTATCCACTGATGAATGCATTAGAATCAATCATCTACACTGGCTGTAAATGAATATACAAGCAAATATGACAGGCAGGTAAGATTGCACTATTAGGCTATATGCCAACATGATGCAAGCTGTTGACTACTGAGACAACCCATTGCAAGAATCTACACTCCAATACACTAGGTGGCAGttttcacctttaaaatgttataaGGAAACACTGTACATCTCTAACGTTAGAGTTAGGGCAGTGTAGAAATAAATTGTACCTTGCGGGGCACCGTCATGATGATGGGCTCACATTTCCTCTCATGGAGTTTGTAGAACctgaagagagaaataaaaagagagatcaCTGATGTAGGTATGAAGCATTTAGTCTCAGCACATACAtgtctacaaaaaaaagcttcatggCAATGATGTGGCAGCAAAAGAGCCACACCACCACTGTTATTCAAAATCACTGAGCTACTTTTGGTTTAATAAAGACAGTAAAGTCACTACCTGGCTATTTCACATTTGTTGACCTCCAGGCCCCTCTTGGGCATGTAACCCACGCCCTTCTGGCTCTCCTTGCTGCTGTACATGGACAGGTAGTGGACATAAGGAGCTTCATCCGTCACCTCAAAGTAACGGATGCTGCTGTCTCCCTGTGACAcagatgtaaaataaacaataaaacaatcaaCTGTATGTTTCCATGTGGGTGAGACTgacacagaagaaagaaaaaaaaagaatttattTCAACATCCAAATCTAACCTTGCCACAGAGGTAGACGACTCCGGTGTCTGGGTCAAAGAAAGGCAGAAGAACGCCGCTGCTGGTGTCCAATTCCTGCAGGGTCAGCGGCGCTTCAAAGTTTTTCTAAAGAAACAGATTCCGATACATTAAGTTATACCATTTCTATATGTGCCAATGTTACATCCTCAATAAAGACAGCGGCAGACTACTGGTAAGCCAAGGATTCATTTAACTGAGACTGAGGTGAGACAttgcagaacaaaaacactttaatgcTGTAAGCTTGCAGTTGTGAAACAGCAGTGTTGTTAATACAATTAATTACTGCTATGTAAGAAGAGAGTTGCACAAAAGGTCTGCCTGTCAAGACTTTTAAATAAGATCCAAAGTAGCCCTCCTTTTGTcctgaaatatttatttcacactGGTGTTTCAAGTCTCTCTGTGGTCTTTTAAATGTCGCTTTAACAAATAATTGTAAGTGCAGGGAGTTTATGACAATATTGAAAATGGATCTACTAAGGATAAGAGACAGCTTGTGTTCAGCAACTTTTCATAGACACAAAATCTTCATTCTATTCAATCACTCCTAACGCTGGATTAGAGGAAGATTAAATTCTTCACAAAGCAGCTGAACATTTTTGAAGACAGCCCATTTAAAAGAACGTACTACCATCAAAGTAGAGTATTTCATAATAGCATAAGAAATGTATCacagccaaaaacacacagtatgggGATTATAAGGCACAACTCATGGGCAGAAAAACCCTAATGACATATCCGACAACAATTTGTCAGAGGTTTCAAGTAAAATCTTGCCCATGCCCAAGTGAGGGAGTTCATTttcccgggggggggggggggggggttgaaatAAGCACCATGAATCTTCAAATCTAAAATGACAACATGTCCTGATTGAGACCGAAGCCCCTGTTGAACACTCTTCTTCAACTTGAACATGTACGTAGGTTGTTGACACTCACTGGGTCCCACAGCGCCACCTGCCTCTCACTCATGCGACTGAAGCCGGTAGTGAGGATCTTCCCGTGTGAGACAAACACCGCCCTGACAGGCCGGGAGCCCTCATGAGGCTTCTCCTTCTCCTGTGGGAAGAGCACAGACGGAGGTGTTACACAATACCATcaaccttcttcttcttatcttacCCGAGAGCTAAAAATAGTGACACATGAAGTCATCTATAATATGTTAAATCATTCTGCAATTGCAGACTCATAACTCAAGAGTTCATGGCTTAATGTACTGCTtgtagtcatgtttttttttttttttttcattttttaaacttacaaGGAGGACGGTGCCCTTACGGGGGTCCAGCACCCGCATGGTCTTGTCCTTGCAGGAGGTGAGAATCTGGGAGCCGTCGTTGTTCCAGCAGGCGCTGTAGATCATGTCGGTGTGCACGCTGTCGATCCTCACCATCTCCTCCCCGCGAGCCACGTTCCACAGGATCACCACGTTATCACAGCCTGCACGGACGCAAAGTGGGGGGGAAAGAAACAGGTGTGAAAACTTCAGGCCATTAAAAATGCATCATGAATCAAGATCGCATTAGTCCCAGGTTTGTTTACAGTAATATGTTGTAGCAGAAAAGGTGCAGGCTGCATCCCTGCTGCACAGCAGAGCTTCTGTGAGGGAGTGGGTGTGGCCCAGCAGAAGGAGAGAACATTTTCTTCCCTTTGTCCTGAatttatgttgaaaatgaattcTGTTATATTGAAATAAAGCCTTCATGTCTTACCTGACATCATTGAACAGTTCATTATTTTGCTGGACTTAttctaaaataaacatgaaatagtCATAGGAGCACAGCTGAAAACAGTCGAGGCTACATTTGGAGGACGTACTGGGTTATTCTAGACTAGAATGTCCTTCAATCAGAAGTTATAATGATATATCAGCAGCAGTTGAAGCAGGACAATAATTTGATTATTGTTCATCCAATTTATCTTAACTTAATATAACATTGTTTTTAGTACACTCCCATTGGCTCCCAGCTGATAGTGTCGTTGTTCAGCTGGTTTTAGGAGTTCTGTTCATGTGATTTTTTGTGCCGGCAACACTCttggaatgtttttttatgacagtgtgtcagtgtgtcggcttaaaaatctgattttgctgaaataaaaaatgactgatGTGAAATGAAGAGACTAAAACGTACTTATTAGATAAAACAGTTAGAGAATACGTTTTCCTTTTGTCATAGTTTTCAGATGAAAATGGTAAATATCACAAAATGAGTCATGAGCAAGTTTGAGGctcattaaaaaatacatctcTGGGATGTCATGTAAGTTCACCAGAGAAGCTTCTCTAATATAAAAGTTACATATCTGCCCAgaggctgtctgtctgtcagcctgtCTGCACGCTGGCTGTCGTACCTGCACTCATCAGCACGTTGTGAGCGGTGGGGTGCCAGCTCAGGATGCCCACACGTTTGGAGTGTCCATCCAGCTTAACCACCGGCTCTGTGAGAGGCGTTGTCAGCCCACCATCTGGGATCTCCCAAATCTATTTACCAAGGACACGTCGTACACACTGAATTCAGATATTTATGTTTAACAATTAGAGTGCAGTGTCATTTCACAAAGTTTCCCGGGGCGTGTTTCCAATTATGTCTACCATGACACTGCAGTCCTCAGAGCCACTCGCGATGATGTTGTCATTATGAGGACAGAACTCGATGTCCAGGACCGGTCCCGTGTGGCCGCACACAGTGGGGTAGGACATGTCGATACGTCCCGTctacagggagagaaaaaaaagaaagaaaaactcatCCTCAGCGTGACAAGACAAGAAACCTTGCAGCTTCAAAGGTAATGAGAGCAGGTTAGTTCAACACAATGAGACGGGAGGAGGAAGTTTAAAGTCATGTGAAACATATATAACAGCTAGTGTTGTGGTGCTCAGACTCGGTGTTGGTCTAAAGACAGGCctggagaccactttttgaaggtctcgtcttggaatcaaaagcatttttactcggtcttgtctcggtctcagactgggcagtcAAGCCCaacactgattggctatttttccacatcattacttCATCTTCATCGTTCATCTTTGGGATTTTATGCCCCGCTGTGTCCCTTGAATATTTCTTCTCCCTTGAGAATTCTATAAACCACCAGGGATAAGACCGGGAACAATGTGGTCTCTGCAAGGTTCACTGAACTACTCAGCATCTTTaaatgcaacacaacacacagattCATACCTGAGTTACAGGAGAGTGAAGCTATGATGTTGGACGTCTAGTCTTTATTTCTATATCACATGTTTTTCAGTATTTCCCAGCAGTATACACCGATACTCACTAATCATACAATTATTACGTGTAAAagattggtttttttttcctaagaTGACGGTAGTGTCTGAGTGGTAGTGAGAGTTTAGGTTTAAGTTACATTTtctgacacttaaaaaaaagactaatagGCAGTTAAGAGTAAATATTTCTGGCTTTAGCAAATAAACTGTTAAAGATTTTTTAATGAGCTCTTTATATGGAAGCTTggttgatgattttttttagacatttcaGACCTGCAGATAATCTGTTTCTGAGAACACAGGGAACACGCATTTGTCGCCTAAGAGAAGCCTGTCTGAGTTCAAACACGAGTATAAACAAGGCCACAAGGTTTGCATTTTGCCACTCTTCTTTTCAGGCACATAAAATGCGATGAAGGAGGTTCAAGACACCTAACGTACGCCATAAGTGAGTGCAGAACAAGCAGGGTTGAGGCCACATCCTGCCCTTGCTGAGCAGGCAACCAGTCCTAATATGGTGAAAACTTCTCAACAGCAGAGCGAGTGACGTGTAGAAAGACTCAAAGTCTGCATCCAACTTCCTTATTTAGAGTGTGTGAGATTGAGAGGCAGAATTCAAATTTTTCAAATGTAAGGGTGGCGTTCGACGTGAAAACGCGACGGCAGTTTGCGTGAGAAATGAGAAACAGaaggacacaaagagaagagCAGCAGATCGGTTCTCATCTTTTTAAGCCAACACCGTCAGAGCGATTCCCCCCCCCGTGTATCACCTTGGTCAGGGGCAACACGATGAAGGCTCCTCCACCGCTGGCGTCCACGATCATGGCCACAAACTTGGGGTTGACGGAGCAGAAGAGGCTGTCCCACGTCATCTGGGAGATTCGTATGTCATCGTAGCATTGGTCGGCCTTCACAGCCTGGCCGAAGACGTGACGGAACTTACTGGACCTCACAACCTTCCTGGACATGGTGAACTGGAACGAGAGCAAAGTTTAACGTGAAGTCATCAAGGCTCAGTGAAACCTGTGGCAAAGTCTGGAACGGTTTCCTTTTGCAGATATCCCTCTCTCTGTGCAATGCAAAGGGACACCAAATGCCAAAATAGTTGTTTATTGAGACTGAATAACTCAATTTTAACTTCATAAAATAAGTTACTTAATGAATTCCCTTAATACGTATACTGAAAGATGCATGTGAAAATAAACCGACAGACGGGGGGCTGACGACACAGCTTAAAGACACGACAGAGGAAAgctgaaaaagaggaagcatAACCTTTCACAACTGCTTCCTCTAGTCTGCTGCTGGTACTCGGCGCCCCTTCTGTATCTTTTTCCCTTCCATTTAGAATCTGTCCGTTAACTAAATGACTGTGCATGCTCGAACAAGACATTAGAAATGGGATGACACGGGACAAAAAAAATTGTGAGTGCTATTTGTCAGCAGATGTGCTGCACGTGTTTCAGAACTACAAAGTGCGATGAGTTACCCAAAGCAGCAGTTACACCACATCCTTAAgagagagctaaaaaaaaaaaaacaccgacCTTTCTCTTTTGCCATGCTTCTAATTCACACACTCATGTTCTCATTGATTTTCCCACAGTTAGGCACTTCTGGAAGCATAACATTTAGCAAGTCCAGAGAAGAAATATGCAATACATTTAGCATTTAGCGACTAAGAattctaaattgcacaaatggGGTTTGAAATCATGATCAAGTTGAATAACGAGCAGCTGCAAAACAAACCAactctttcacttttttaacaacAGCCCCTCCAATCAAAAACACCAAATATGTTTTGCTTTACCTCCATTTTTTCGACTTCGACTTCCTGAAATCTGCAGCCGCACCTCAGCTCAGACTCAGATACAACAGCTTTGCTGCATGTGCATCACAAGACCTCTCTCAGCTCTGTGCCTAATTTAATAAGCCTTAACAGAGTGAGCTGTAATTTTATCAGCAGCCTAAATGCATGTCAATAAtttgtgtctctccctctgttgtGACGGGAAACATCGGCTTGTACAAAGTAGGAAACAAATACACTGAGTCGAACTCGAGCCATGTGGAACAGGAGGATGAGAGATGTTTCAATTTGAAATCGATGAAGTTATCTTTTGAGTGTTCATAGTTCCTGAATGAACGCGTTATCTCCGGAGATGTAGGTGTAAACGAACAGTGAGACAAAGCACAGGCGTATGCTGCAGGCCTACCTGGGAGTCGTGGGCGGTCAGTTCAGCTGAAGGAGTCTCGGCAGTGCACCAAACAGCCTGCCACAAGAATGAGAACTCAGACGAGATGGTAGGTTAAAgtacatcacaacacaacatttgAGGAAGTGACGGCTTCAGATGATGGTGGAAGTGGGAGGTGATGTAttggggtttaaaaaaaacaaaaaaaaaactgccacatGAAGGGGAAGACTGAGTTTTTATGTGATGTTGAATAAGTTTGTGTTTGGCTAAAGGTGTCAGAACTTTACATACTTACATTTTGAATGTAGTCCAGTCTGCCTCCTGCATGAAGCAGAATCACCTCATTTCtgaaaagtgtaaaaaatcaGTCAAGTTAAGAAACATTGTAAGTTCACTGAGATGCTGGATTGAGTGCTGGAGGCGcatttaaccctgaaatgaaatgtcaaacCATTAAGGctaatcttttctgtttttagacGATAAGAAacgttctttttgtttttaaatgatagtCCCACACCTGTCCTATGGTTAAACTGTCTGGTCCCAGGCCAACCAGTCATTAATCAAATCTGGAGAGTTCCTTTTACAATCGGGCcttcaggacaaaaaaaaaaacaaagaagacatcAACACCGCATTCTATGTCAATACAACATTTTCAGTTCGACAAATTGGATTGACTTCCATTAGGTAAAGCTTTAGTTTAAGTGTTGCGTTTAAACAGGCTCACTCCTCAGCCTCTCTGCAAATACATACAGAGACTACAAGGCTGCAGCAGATACGGCAGAGCGGCTTCAAATGGCTTTTTCTGTGAAAGGAGCAACATCCTGGAACTGGCTAATCCTTGTAGCTATGTCATagctaaatgtgtttgtttattgtatcTTGCTGAATCCAGTTTAAACTGTTTGAAACTTGTATCTACACAAAAGCCCTTCTAGGGACAGCATCCACTATATATACACTATGATACTTGCATCCGgtggctgttttcagtttgtctatgtATATTGCATCCGTGCCCATCAAATAAACCAcccataaataaatgaattatcaGAGGAAACATCTGGATGAAGCTAGCTGTGCATGCTTCACTGAAAACATGATGAGAGAAGAAAAGCGTCCAGTTGTTCTCTCTGACCTGAACACTGGTATGACCCAAATAGTTTGCCTGTATAGAATAAAAATATTGTCGGTCctgtgaagtaaaaaaaaaaaaaaatccttctcattcacatttttaaagaacaaaaggaCCTAAAGTCCTACTTTTATACTCTGCCTCCAATCTGAGCTTGAGGCCATAAAGTTCTGAATTCAGGATCTGAGGAATGGGGAACGGGATGTATTTGTTTCAAAACCttctcagcaacattttttttttttttttttaaatccttttgtCACTGCACTTTACTGAACACGCCACTAAACACCATCGCATGTAATCACATGATGAGTTAACAACGTATTCTAACTAACTTTGATTCATGCTTATTGCGTCCTGTCCTGCGTGGTTGTTGATGTCTTTGttattcatgttgtgtgttaGTATTCTCTTAATGCAACACATATTCCACTTGGGGCACTAAAGGTTTCATCCATGCATTCAAATGTggctcttccccccccccccccccccccccaaaagatGGTGTTATCTTCAGTGATCGTTAATTAATGCTGTGATGTCAGTCTGATGAATTCGAGGGACTTCAACTTTTCTCTGACGCATGATTTTTTAATTCCTTA from Labrus mixtus chromosome 20, fLabMix1.1, whole genome shotgun sequence carries:
- the coro1a gene encoding coronin-1A — translated: MSRKVVRSSKFRHVFGQAVKADQCYDDIRISQMTWDSLFCSVNPKFVAMIVDASGGGAFIVLPLTKTGRIDMSYPTVCGHTGPVLDIEFCPHNDNIIASGSEDCSVMIWEIPDGGLTTPLTEPVVKLDGHSKRVGILSWHPTAHNVLMSAGCDNVVILWNVARGEEMVRIDSVHTDMIYSACWNNDGSQILTSCKDKTMRVLDPRKGTVLLEKEKPHEGSRPVRAVFVSHGKILTTGFSRMSERQVALWDPKNFEAPLTLQELDTSSGVLLPFFDPDTGVVYLCGKGDSSIRYFEVTDEAPYVHYLSMYSSKESQKGVGYMPKRGLEVNKCEIARFYKLHERKCEPIIMTVPRKSDLFQEDLYPDTIGPEPSVEADEWFQGKNGQPILISLKDGFAATTKAKEFKVHKSLLKTTTASAGTQQGSSGEVQSLKQEVKDLKAAVEELTKRVSELESEH